A window from Pseudomonas kribbensis encodes these proteins:
- a CDS encoding GNAT family N-acetyltransferase, protein MEPILQLESARLLMRQWQDADLPAFAAMCADPQVMRYFPGLLSRLESAAMIGRVRGHFAEHGFGLWALERKDTGEFIGFTGLGVVGFEAPFTPAVEIGWRLAKEHWGLGYASEAAWTALRCGFDRLALKEIVSFTAQSNLPSEKVMQAIGMHHDPAHDFDHPKLAVDHPLRRHLLYRITREQWLQTLHG, encoded by the coding sequence ATGGAGCCGATACTGCAGCTGGAAAGCGCGCGACTGCTGATGCGTCAGTGGCAGGACGCGGATTTGCCGGCATTTGCGGCGATGTGCGCCGATCCGCAGGTGATGCGCTATTTTCCCGGGCTGTTGAGCCGGCTGGAAAGTGCCGCAATGATCGGCCGTGTGCGCGGCCATTTTGCCGAACACGGCTTCGGCCTGTGGGCGCTGGAGCGCAAGGACACTGGCGAATTCATCGGTTTTACCGGGCTCGGCGTGGTCGGTTTCGAGGCGCCGTTCACCCCGGCGGTGGAAATCGGCTGGCGTCTGGCGAAGGAACACTGGGGCCTGGGTTATGCCAGCGAGGCGGCGTGGACTGCGCTGCGTTGCGGCTTTGATCGGTTGGCCTTGAAAGAGATCGTGTCCTTCACCGCGCAGAGCAATCTGCCGTCGGAAAAAGTCATGCAGGCCATCGGCATGCATCACGACCCGGCCCATGATTTCGATCACCCGAAACTGGCTGTCGATCACCCGTTGCGTCGACATCTGTTGTACCGAATCACCAGGGAGCAATGGCTGCAGACCCTGCATGGCTAA
- a CDS encoding histone deacetylase family protein, producing MPLPLIYHEDYSPEFPADHRFPMDKFRLLRDHLVDSGLTRDEDLLRPELCPADILALAHDRNYIERYMSGELSREDQRRLGLPWNEALARRTVRAVGGSILAAEKALEHGLACHLAGGTHHAHYDYPAGFCIFNDLAIISHYLLQSGRVNRVLIFDCDVHQGDGTARILHNTPEAITVSLHCEKNFPARKAESDWDIPLPNGMGDADYLKVVDDALNYLLPLYQPDLVLYDAGVDVHKDDALGYLQLTDEGVAARDESVMRHCLGRDIPVVGVIGGGYSKDRQALARRHGILHHSAQRVWQSSGCH from the coding sequence ATGCCATTGCCGTTGATCTACCACGAAGACTACAGCCCCGAGTTTCCGGCGGATCACCGCTTTCCCATGGACAAGTTCCGTCTGCTGCGCGATCACTTGGTGGACAGCGGTCTGACCCGCGATGAAGACCTGCTGCGCCCTGAACTGTGCCCTGCCGACATCCTCGCCCTGGCCCATGACCGCAACTACATCGAACGCTACATGAGCGGCGAGCTGTCCCGCGAAGACCAGCGGCGCCTCGGTCTGCCGTGGAACGAAGCGCTGGCCCGGCGCACGGTGCGGGCGGTCGGCGGTTCGATTCTAGCGGCAGAGAAAGCGCTGGAGCATGGCCTGGCCTGCCACCTGGCCGGTGGCACTCATCACGCGCATTACGACTATCCTGCCGGGTTCTGCATCTTCAATGACCTGGCGATCATCAGTCACTACCTGCTGCAAAGCGGCCGGGTGAACCGGGTGCTGATCTTCGATTGCGACGTGCATCAGGGTGACGGCACTGCACGGATTCTGCACAACACCCCGGAAGCGATCACCGTTTCCCTGCACTGCGAAAAGAACTTTCCTGCACGCAAGGCCGAAAGCGACTGGGACATTCCGCTGCCCAACGGCATGGGCGATGCCGATTACCTGAAAGTCGTCGACGATGCGCTCAACTATTTGCTGCCGCTGTATCAGCCGGATCTGGTGCTGTACGACGCCGGCGTCGATGTGCACAAGGACGACGCCCTCGGTTATCTGCAACTGACCGACGAAGGCGTTGCCGCCCGCGATGAAAGCGTCATGCGCCATTGCCTGGGCCGCGATATCCCGGTGGTCGGCGTGATCGGCGGTGGCTACAGCAAGGATCGCCAGGCCCTCGCCCGCCGTCACGGCATCCTGCATCACAGTGCGCAGCGCGTCTGGCAGTCATCCGGTTGTCATTGA
- a CDS encoding TIGR03862 family flavoprotein, giving the protein MTQIHATSPAHVAIIGGGPAGLMAAEVLSQAGVRVDLYDGMPSVGRKFLLAGVGGMNITHSEAWPAFLSRYAERAPNIAPLLRAFDADALCRWIHELGIETFIGSSGRVFPTDMKAAPLLRAWLKRLRDSGVVIHTRHRWLGWDENGALRIDSPEGEKTLNPEATLLALGGGSWSRLGSDGAWMLPLEQRGVGLAPLQPSNCGFEVQAWSEVMVSKFAGAPLKNIAIGLNDDVPRLGECVITATGIEGSLIYALSAPIREAINVHGVATVHIDLLPGRPVDKLQAALSKPRGSRSMAKHLHSQVGIDGVKAALLRELTDAATFADPALLARAIKALPLTLVKTRPLDEAISSAGGVTFEAMDERMMLKALPGVFCAGEMLDWEAPTGGYLLTACFASGRAAGIGMLDWLKQRN; this is encoded by the coding sequence ATGACCCAGATTCACGCCACCTCTCCCGCTCACGTCGCCATCATCGGCGGTGGCCCCGCCGGCCTGATGGCCGCCGAAGTGCTGAGCCAGGCCGGAGTTCGCGTCGATCTGTACGACGGCATGCCCTCGGTGGGCCGCAAGTTCCTGCTGGCCGGGGTTGGCGGCATGAACATCACCCATTCCGAAGCCTGGCCGGCCTTCCTCTCGCGCTACGCCGAACGCGCCCCGAACATCGCCCCGCTGCTGCGCGCATTCGACGCCGACGCACTGTGCCGCTGGATTCACGAACTGGGCATCGAGACCTTCATCGGCAGCTCCGGCCGGGTGTTCCCCACCGACATGAAAGCTGCGCCATTGCTGCGCGCCTGGCTCAAGCGCTTGCGGGACAGCGGCGTGGTTATCCACACCCGCCACCGCTGGCTCGGCTGGGATGAAAACGGCGCGCTGCGCATCGACAGCCCGGAAGGCGAGAAAACCCTGAACCCCGAAGCCACCCTGCTGGCCCTCGGCGGCGGCAGCTGGTCGCGGCTGGGTTCCGACGGTGCGTGGATGTTGCCGCTGGAGCAACGCGGTGTAGGACTGGCGCCGTTGCAGCCTAGCAATTGCGGCTTCGAGGTGCAGGCCTGGAGCGAAGTAATGGTCAGCAAATTCGCCGGCGCACCGCTGAAAAATATCGCCATCGGTTTGAACGACGATGTTCCGCGTCTGGGCGAATGCGTGATTACCGCGACCGGGATCGAGGGCAGTCTGATTTATGCGCTTTCAGCGCCGATTCGCGAGGCGATCAATGTGCACGGTGTAGCGACTGTTCACATCGACCTGCTGCCCGGCCGACCTGTGGATAAATTGCAGGCGGCATTGAGCAAACCTCGGGGTTCACGCTCGATGGCCAAGCATCTGCACAGTCAGGTCGGGATTGATGGGGTGAAAGCGGCGCTGTTGCGTGAGCTCACTGATGCTGCGACGTTTGCTGATCCGGCATTGCTGGCCCGGGCGATCAAGGCTTTGCCGCTGACGCTGGTGAAAACCCGTCCGCTGGATGAAGCGATCAGCAGTGCCGGTGGGGTGACGTTCGAGGCGATGGATGAGCGGATGATGCTCAAGGCGTTGCCGGGGGTGTTCTGTGCGGGGGAAATGCTGGATTGGGAGGCGCCGACTGGGGGGTATCTACTGACGGCGTGTTTTGCCAGTGGCCGGGCAGCCGGAATTGGCATGCTGGACTGGTTGAAACAGCGCAACTGA
- a CDS encoding DEAD/DEAH box helicase, which produces MTFATLGLIEPLLRSLEKLGYQTPTPVQAQAIPAVLAGRDLMAAAQTGTGKTAGFALPLLQLLAMEGPKVTANSVRALILVPTRELAEQVHEAVRQYAENLPLRTYAVYGGVSINPQMMKLRGGVDLLVATPGRLLDLFRQNALKFNQLQTLVLDEADRMLDLGFSEELANIYRALPKKRQTLLFSATFSDDIRLLAGQMLNDPQSIEVSPRNVAANTVKQWVVTVDKKRKPELFVHLMRKNKWKQVLVFAKTRNGVDALVEKLQGLGVNADGIHGDKPQATRQRALDRFKLSEVQILVATDVAARGLDIEDLPLVVNFDLPIVAEDYIHRIGRTGRAGSTGQAISLVCADEVNMLSAIEMLTRSTLKREIEPDFVPEHRVPDTDASGQVIKKPKKPKKPKVSGGGGGKRNLGKWVDSGDTPAPEVAIKPVRKVPVFNTGPRKRKP; this is translated from the coding sequence ATGACTTTCGCCACCCTTGGCCTGATCGAACCCTTGCTGCGCTCCCTCGAGAAGCTCGGCTACCAGACCCCGACGCCGGTGCAGGCGCAAGCCATTCCGGCTGTGCTGGCCGGTCGCGACCTGATGGCTGCGGCCCAGACCGGCACCGGCAAGACCGCCGGTTTTGCCTTGCCGCTGCTGCAACTGCTGGCGATGGAAGGGCCGAAAGTTACCGCCAACTCCGTGCGCGCGCTGATTCTGGTGCCGACTCGCGAGCTGGCCGAACAAGTCCACGAAGCCGTGCGCCAGTACGCCGAAAACCTGCCATTACGCACTTACGCGGTGTACGGCGGCGTCAGCATCAATCCGCAAATGATGAAGCTGCGCGGCGGTGTCGATCTGCTGGTCGCGACCCCGGGCCGTCTGCTCGACCTGTTCCGCCAGAACGCGCTGAAGTTCAACCAGTTGCAAACCCTGGTGCTGGACGAAGCCGACCGCATGCTCGACCTGGGCTTTTCCGAAGAGCTGGCGAACATTTACCGCGCGCTGCCGAAGAAACGTCAGACGCTGCTGTTCTCCGCAACCTTTTCCGATGACATCCGCCTGCTGGCCGGGCAGATGCTCAACGACCCGCAGAGCATCGAAGTCAGCCCGCGCAATGTGGCCGCCAACACCGTCAAGCAGTGGGTGGTGACGGTGGACAAGAAGCGCAAGCCGGAACTGTTCGTGCACCTGATGCGCAAGAACAAGTGGAAGCAGGTGCTGGTGTTCGCCAAGACCCGTAATGGTGTGGATGCGCTGGTCGAGAAACTTCAGGGGCTGGGCGTGAATGCCGACGGCATCCACGGCGACAAGCCGCAAGCGACCCGGCAGCGCGCCCTGGACCGTTTCAAACTGAGCGAAGTGCAGATTCTGGTGGCCACCGATGTCGCGGCCCGTGGTCTGGATATCGAAGACCTGCCATTGGTGGTCAACTTTGATCTGCCGATCGTCGCCGAGGATTACATTCACCGTATCGGCCGGACTGGCCGCGCGGGTTCGACCGGTCAGGCGATTTCGCTGGTGTGCGCCGATGAAGTGAACATGTTGTCGGCGATTGAAATGCTGACCCGCAGCACCTTGAAGCGCGAGATCGAACCGGACTTCGTGCCGGAGCACCGCGTGCCGGATACCGATGCCAGTGGTCAGGTGATCAAAAAGCCGAAAAAACCGAAGAAGCCGAAAGTTTCCGGCGGCGGCGGTGGCAAGCGCAATCTGGGCAAGTGGGTGGACAGCGGGGATACCCCGGCGCCGGAAGTGGCGATCAAGCCTGTGCGCAAGGTGCCGGTGTTCAATACCGGGCCGCGCAAGCGTAAGCCTTAA
- the yedA gene encoding drug/metabolite exporter YedA, whose amino-acid sequence MSALRRFSLPLIAAFFALYVIWGSTYLVIRIGVEYWPPLMLGGVRFVIAGSLMYAFLRWRGAPAPTWAQWKAAGIIGILLLSFGNGAVTLAEHSGVASGVAALAVATVPLFTLLCGYFWGARNTRLEWAGVAMGIIGIAMLNMGSNLQSSPLGAALLIFAAASWAFGSVWSKHLPLPQGAMASAVEMLVGGVVLLIGSAASGEHLQAMPPLEGWLALAYLIFFGSIIAFNAYMYLLKNVRPAAATSYAYVNPAVAVLLGIVFVGETIGIEEALAMLVIIGAVVLIGLPQWRRPRQPPVVSEPAAATTAIPTEQRAN is encoded by the coding sequence ATGTCTGCCTTGCGCCGTTTTTCCTTGCCCTTGATCGCTGCGTTTTTTGCGTTGTACGTGATTTGGGGATCGACCTATCTGGTGATCCGCATCGGCGTCGAATACTGGCCGCCGCTGATGCTAGGCGGCGTGCGCTTCGTGATTGCCGGCAGCCTGATGTACGCGTTCCTGCGCTGGCGCGGGGCACCGGCGCCGACCTGGGCGCAGTGGAAAGCGGCGGGGATCATCGGGATTCTGTTGCTCAGTTTCGGTAACGGCGCGGTGACCCTGGCCGAGCACAGCGGTGTGGCGTCGGGTGTTGCTGCGCTGGCGGTGGCGACGGTGCCGCTGTTTACTTTGCTCTGCGGTTATTTCTGGGGGGCGCGTAATACGCGCCTGGAATGGGCCGGGGTGGCGATGGGGATTATCGGCATCGCGATGCTCAACATGGGCTCCAACCTGCAATCGAGCCCGCTGGGTGCAGCGCTGCTGATTTTCGCGGCAGCGAGCTGGGCGTTCGGTTCGGTGTGGAGCAAACACTTGCCGCTGCCTCAGGGCGCGATGGCCAGTGCCGTGGAAATGCTGGTGGGCGGCGTGGTGCTGTTGATCGGCAGCGCGGCGAGCGGTGAACACCTGCAAGCCATGCCGCCACTGGAAGGCTGGCTGGCGCTGGCGTACCTGATCTTCTTCGGTTCGATCATCGCTTTCAACGCCTACATGTATCTGTTGAAAAACGTTCGCCCGGCGGCGGCCACCAGTTACGCCTATGTGAACCCGGCGGTGGCGGTGTTGCTGGGGATCGTGTTTGTCGGCGAGACCATCGGTATCGAAGAGGCGCTGGCGATGCTGGTGATCATCGGCGCGGTGGTGTTGATCGGTCTGCCACAGTGGCGGCGCCCTCGGCAGCCGCCGGTGGTCAGCGAGCCTGCCGCCGCAACGACGGCCATTCCGACGGAGCAGCGTGCGAATTAG
- a CDS encoding Lrp/AsnC family transcriptional regulator → MDKYDRMLLGALLENGRASYADLARKVNLSAPAVAERVAKLEAAGVITGYQANIDLSKIGLPIQCVIELRLHQNGSQKVYDELVKIPQLTECFRVTGDPCVIMKAAVGSMPELEDLINQVAKFGFSKTSIVLSSAIEKRVPLGHIEGNGKP, encoded by the coding sequence TTGGACAAATACGACCGCATGCTGCTCGGCGCCCTGCTCGAAAACGGTCGCGCGTCCTACGCCGACCTCGCCCGCAAAGTGAACCTCTCCGCCCCCGCCGTCGCCGAGCGCGTGGCCAAACTTGAGGCGGCCGGAGTCATCACCGGGTATCAGGCGAACATTGACCTGTCGAAAATCGGCTTGCCGATCCAGTGCGTGATCGAATTGCGCCTCCACCAGAACGGCAGTCAAAAGGTCTACGACGAACTGGTAAAAATTCCGCAACTGACCGAGTGCTTTCGAGTGACGGGCGATCCGTGCGTGATCATGAAGGCCGCGGTGGGTTCGATGCCGGAGCTGGAGGACTTGATCAACCAGGTGGCGAAATTCGGGTTCAGCAAGACGTCGATCGTGTTGTCGAGTGCGATAGAGAAACGGGTGCCGTTGGGGCATATCGAGGGCAACGGCAAACCCTGA
- a CDS encoding 3'-5' exonuclease: MERIAVIDFETTGISPSSSCRATEIAVVMLENGRIVERYQSLMNAGVRVPAFIEQLTGISNAMLRTAPSAEQVMNEVNEFVGCTPLLAHNAAFDQKFWDFELGRIKRTRLQNFACSLLLARRLMPAAPNHKLGTLTSFAQLPHTGQAHRAMADAEMAANLLAHLADELRHKHGVRELSHDLLCKLQKVPAAKVGEHLQRYR, translated from the coding sequence TTGGAACGCATTGCAGTCATTGACTTTGAAACCACCGGCATCTCGCCGAGCAGCAGTTGCCGGGCCACGGAAATCGCCGTGGTCATGCTGGAAAACGGCCGCATCGTCGAGCGTTACCAGAGCCTGATGAACGCCGGCGTCCGCGTCCCGGCCTTCATCGAACAACTCACCGGCATCAGCAACGCCATGCTGCGCACCGCGCCCTCGGCCGAACAGGTGATGAACGAAGTCAACGAATTCGTCGGCTGCACACCGCTGCTGGCGCACAACGCCGCGTTCGACCAGAAGTTCTGGGACTTCGAACTGGGCCGGATCAAACGCACCCGCCTGCAGAACTTCGCCTGCTCGCTGCTGCTGGCCCGTCGCCTGATGCCGGCGGCACCGAATCACAAGCTCGGCACGCTCACCTCGTTTGCTCAACTGCCGCATACCGGCCAGGCCCACCGGGCGATGGCGGATGCTGAGATGGCGGCCAACCTGCTGGCGCATCTGGCGGATGAGTTGCGGCACAAGCATGGGGTGCGGGAGCTATCGCATGACTTGCTTTGCAAATTGCAGAAAGTCCCGGCCGCTAAAGTGGGCGAGCACCTGCAACGCTATCGCTGA
- a CDS encoding NYN domain-containing protein, which produces MKKIAVFADVQNLYYTVRQAYGCHFNYAALWADVSQHGQIVEAYAYAIDRGDSKQQQFQQILRNLGFTVKLKPYIQRSDGSAKGDWDVGITLDIMDAADHVDEIVLASGDGDFDMLLERIINKHGVQAVAYGVPGLTANSLIRAASRYVPIEGALLLKN; this is translated from the coding sequence GTGAAAAAAATCGCAGTGTTCGCCGATGTGCAGAACCTCTACTACACCGTCCGCCAGGCCTACGGTTGCCACTTCAACTACGCGGCGCTGTGGGCGGATGTCAGCCAGCACGGGCAGATTGTCGAGGCCTACGCCTATGCGATCGACCGGGGCGACAGCAAACAGCAGCAGTTCCAGCAGATCCTGCGCAACCTCGGTTTCACCGTGAAACTCAAACCCTACATCCAGCGCAGCGACGGCTCGGCCAAGGGCGACTGGGACGTGGGCATCACCCTCGACATCATGGACGCCGCCGACCACGTCGACGAAATCGTCCTGGCCTCCGGTGATGGCGACTTTGACATGCTGCTCGAACGCATCATCAACAAACACGGCGTGCAAGCAGTGGCCTACGGCGTTCCCGGCCTGACCGCCAACTCGCTGATCCGCGCCGCCAGCCGTTACGTGCCGATCGAAGGCGCACTGCTGTTGAAAAACTGA
- a CDS encoding DUF2076 domain-containing protein encodes MNSEEQTLIDGLFSRLQQAETEAAPRDALAEARIKEHLTRQPAAGYFMTQAILVQEAAIKSLDEQNKQLTQQVQQLQAELQSAKAQSAAPASSGGGFLSSIFGGSSPRPAPAQSAPASTGGWREPAPQPNFGAPAPQQNFGAPPPGYGQQPAAPAAGSSFLGGALKTAAGVAGGVMLAQGISSLFHQNQQPQEIVEVIKEEPAQVNDQGNNGWGDDQRMANNDSWGNNQGGFSDTDYSDDNSSFFDDDDSFV; translated from the coding sequence ATGAACAGCGAAGAGCAAACCCTGATCGATGGACTGTTTTCCCGGCTGCAACAGGCCGAAACGGAGGCAGCCCCGCGTGACGCCCTGGCTGAAGCGCGGATCAAGGAACACCTGACGCGCCAGCCGGCCGCAGGCTATTTCATGACCCAGGCGATTCTGGTGCAGGAGGCCGCGATCAAGAGCCTCGACGAACAGAACAAACAACTGACTCAACAGGTCCAGCAACTGCAGGCCGAACTGCAATCGGCCAAGGCGCAAAGCGCAGCCCCGGCGTCGAGTGGCGGCGGTTTCCTGTCGAGCATCTTCGGTGGCAGCAGCCCGCGCCCGGCCCCGGCCCAGAGCGCACCGGCGTCCACCGGCGGCTGGCGTGAACCGGCTCCGCAGCCGAACTTCGGTGCTCCCGCGCCACAACAGAACTTCGGCGCACCACCTCCCGGTTATGGCCAGCAACCAGCAGCCCCGGCGGCGGGCAGCAGCTTCCTCGGCGGCGCCCTGAAAACCGCTGCCGGTGTGGCGGGTGGCGTGATGCTGGCACAAGGCATCAGCAGCCTGTTCCACCAAAACCAGCAGCCGCAGGAAATCGTTGAGGTGATCAAGGAAGAGCCGGCCCAGGTCAATGATCAGGGCAACAACGGTTGGGGCGATGACCAGCGCATGGCCAACAACGATTCCTGGGGCAACAACCAGGGTGGCTTCAGCGACACCGACTACAGTGATGACAACTCATCGTTCTTCGATGACGACGACTCCTTCGTCTGA
- a CDS encoding YciC family protein gives MNAFDVLRDSLYFFKRNLARIVQLCLPLVIFEAALQQVVDHTSDPDGYSAISVIVGLLVYPLYTAALILFLDARTRGESPQTLDLLTMAARLWPRFAVLTALNTLLILLGLSLYFLPGLWLMVTLAFGEYLLVLRGYGPLQAMKESLRLSRGHFLRILVCILCVMGPLWLLKGLTLQVYPDPQNPLIAILIDSGHSFLQLFTSVVLFRLFMLISELPDKRDGIV, from the coding sequence ATGAATGCCTTCGATGTGCTGCGTGACTCGCTGTATTTCTTTAAACGCAATCTGGCGCGGATCGTCCAGCTGTGCCTGCCGCTGGTGATCTTCGAAGCCGCGTTGCAACAGGTGGTCGATCACACAAGCGACCCGGACGGCTACTCGGCCATCAGCGTGATCGTCGGCCTGCTGGTTTATCCGCTTTACACCGCCGCGCTGATCCTGTTTCTCGACGCCCGCACCCGTGGCGAATCCCCGCAAACCCTCGACTTGCTGACGATGGCGGCGCGCCTGTGGCCACGCTTTGCCGTGCTCACTGCGCTGAACACCTTGCTGATTCTGCTCGGTCTGTCCCTGTATTTCCTGCCAGGCCTGTGGCTGATGGTCACCCTGGCCTTCGGTGAATACCTGCTGGTGCTGCGCGGCTACGGCCCGTTGCAGGCGATGAAGGAAAGCCTGCGCCTGAGCCGTGGGCATTTCCTGCGGATTCTGGTGTGCATCCTCTGTGTGATGGGGCCGTTGTGGCTGCTCAAGGGCCTGACCCTGCAGGTCTACCCCGATCCGCAGAATCCGTTGATCGCCATATTGATCGACAGTGGCCACAGCTTCTTGCAGCTGTTCACCAGCGTGGTGCTGTTCCGCCTGTTCATGTTGATCAGCGAATTGCCCGACAAACGTGACGGAATAGTCTGA
- a CDS encoding endonuclease/exonuclease/phosphatase family protein, whose amino-acid sequence MTRLLRYILLTVLLTVALIGVMIFSLTWRPDARETLPVSCTGQPPTLVPGQALKVMTWNVQYLAGKRYVFWNDLAQGDDEAPTPEDMAFSLDEVARVIRDEQPDVVLIQELDDGAKASDYQNQLKLLQERLTDLYPCSAHAFDWKADFVPDPHIFGSVGRQLATLSRFRIEHAERLQLPVQPLNIISRQFQPKNALLATTLPFSDGGQLVVFNTHLDRAMQPDETLQTQVTAVAKVLDKHESHGTPWLIGGDFNLLPLGQYRRLPVEQRTPYSVDSALHLLWDKYPMIPTNNEASGIDRAKWLTHYPNDPGLNGPDRTVDYLFYSPKIKRVEATVRQDDTLRISDHLPVIAKFLLPPN is encoded by the coding sequence ATGACCCGTCTACTGCGCTACATCCTGCTTACTGTTCTGCTGACCGTCGCCCTGATCGGCGTGATGATTTTCAGCCTGACCTGGCGTCCCGACGCCCGGGAGACGTTGCCGGTCAGTTGCACCGGCCAACCGCCGACGCTGGTGCCCGGCCAGGCGCTGAAGGTCATGACCTGGAACGTGCAATATCTGGCCGGCAAGCGTTACGTGTTCTGGAATGACCTGGCGCAAGGCGACGACGAAGCCCCGACTCCGGAAGACATGGCCTTCAGCCTCGACGAAGTGGCCCGGGTGATCCGCGACGAGCAGCCCGATGTGGTGCTGATCCAGGAACTGGATGACGGCGCCAAGGCCAGCGACTATCAGAACCAGCTCAAGCTGCTGCAGGAACGCCTCACCGACCTCTACCCGTGCAGCGCCCATGCCTTCGACTGGAAGGCCGACTTCGTGCCTGATCCGCATATCTTCGGCAGCGTCGGCCGGCAACTCGCGACCCTCAGCCGCTTCCGCATCGAACACGCCGAACGCCTGCAATTGCCGGTGCAACCGCTGAATATCATCAGCCGCCAGTTCCAACCGAAAAACGCCCTGCTCGCCACCACCCTGCCGTTCAGCGATGGCGGACAACTGGTGGTGTTCAACACGCATCTGGATCGCGCCATGCAGCCGGACGAAACCTTGCAGACGCAAGTGACGGCGGTGGCCAAGGTGCTCGACAAACACGAAAGCCACGGCACGCCGTGGCTGATCGGGGGCGACTTCAACCTGTTGCCGCTCGGCCAGTACCGGCGCCTGCCGGTCGAACAGCGCACGCCCTACTCCGTGGACAGTGCGCTGCATCTGTTGTGGGACAAGTACCCGATGATCCCGACCAACAATGAAGCCAGCGGCATCGACCGCGCCAAGTGGCTGACCCATTACCCCAACGACCCCGGCCTCAACGGCCCGGACCGCACGGTCGATTACCTGTTCTACAGCCCGAAGATCAAACGGGTCGAAGCCACGGTGCGTCAGGACGATACCTTGCGCATTTCCGATCATTTGCCGGTGATTGCGAAGTTCCTCCTGCCACCCAACTGA
- a CDS encoding ABC transporter ATP-binding protein: protein MGSVTAANRRFIEPVAAPAHAAPRLQVDKVSLRYTKPGGGTFTALEEVSFEVPDQQFAVLVGPSGCGKSSLLYLTAGLAEPTSGEIYVGGQQVQGPGADRGMVFQSYTLFPWLTVRQNVEFGLKRRGMPAAKRKEIVDHYVHEVGLSGFADNYAKQLSGGMMQRVAIARALANDPQILLMDEPFGALDSQTRLQMQQLLLRVWGNSKKTVLFVTHDIDEAILLGDRVYVMGARPGRIKQILDVPIERPRTLDMVMERSFIDMKRQIFGLLHDDLEEAH, encoded by the coding sequence ATGGGCTCAGTAACCGCTGCCAACCGTCGTTTCATCGAGCCGGTCGCCGCACCGGCACACGCCGCGCCAAGGCTGCAGGTAGACAAGGTCAGCCTGCGTTACACCAAGCCCGGCGGCGGAACATTCACCGCGCTGGAAGAAGTGTCGTTCGAAGTGCCGGATCAACAATTCGCGGTACTGGTCGGGCCGTCGGGCTGCGGCAAGTCGAGCCTGCTGTACCTCACCGCCGGCCTGGCCGAGCCGACGTCCGGCGAGATCTACGTCGGCGGCCAGCAAGTGCAGGGCCCCGGCGCGGATCGCGGGATGGTGTTCCAGAGCTACACGCTGTTCCCGTGGCTGACGGTGCGGCAGAACGTCGAGTTCGGCCTCAAACGCCGGGGCATGCCGGCGGCCAAGCGCAAGGAAATCGTCGATCACTACGTGCACGAAGTCGGCCTGTCAGGATTTGCCGACAACTACGCCAAGCAGTTGTCCGGCGGCATGATGCAGCGAGTGGCGATTGCCCGGGCCCTGGCCAACGATCCGCAGATCCTGCTGATGGACGAACCCTTCGGCGCCCTCGACAGCCAGACCCGCCTGCAAATGCAGCAGCTGTTGCTGCGGGTGTGGGGCAACAGCAAGAAAACCGTGCTGTTCGTCACCCACGACATCGACGAAGCGATCCTGCTCGGCGACCGGGTGTACGTAATGGGCGCGCGGCCGGGGCGGATCAAGCAGATTCTCGATGTGCCGATCGAACGCCCACGCACCCTGGACATGGTGATGGAACGCTCGTTCATCGACATGAAGCGGCAGATTTTCGGGCTGTTGCACGACGATCTTGAAGAGGCTCACTGA